Proteins encoded by one window of Salmonirosea aquatica:
- a CDS encoding DinB family protein, whose amino-acid sequence MERKEALLKIAGSLILTTGEKPGFPPADVSFLDDYVHRWQNALPYSLKVLDKMPEALFDYRPTPKQMSFGKQYTHAAYWNTFFIGMIVGQGPLNEPAETTKAAIRDYYTACHNHCTALIRELTNQQLEGTGYGDNAYWQKHSGWDLLLRAFMHVAHHRAETLVYLRLNDIEPPFFEF is encoded by the coding sequence ATGGAAAGAAAAGAAGCTTTATTAAAAATTGCGGGAAGCCTGATTTTAACCACGGGCGAAAAGCCGGGCTTTCCCCCGGCGGATGTTTCTTTTTTAGATGACTACGTGCACCGCTGGCAGAATGCTTTGCCGTATAGCCTGAAGGTGCTCGATAAAATGCCCGAAGCCCTGTTTGACTACCGCCCCACGCCGAAGCAGATGTCGTTTGGCAAGCAGTACACCCACGCAGCCTACTGGAATACCTTTTTCATCGGGATGATCGTCGGTCAGGGGCCGCTGAACGAACCCGCCGAAACTACCAAAGCGGCCATCCGTGATTATTACACGGCATGCCACAATCATTGCACGGCCCTGATCCGCGAACTTACCAACCAGCAACTTGAGGGTACGGGCTACGGCGACAACGCCTATTGGCAAAAACATTCGGGCTGGGATTTGCTGCTGCGGGCCTTTATGCACGTGGCGCACCATCGCGCCGAAACGCTGGTGTATTTGCGGTTGAACGATATTGAACCGCCCTTTTTTGAGTTTTAA
- a CDS encoding esterase/lipase family protein → MKHFTHALLLLLMVPYFAFSQAPAIKWQRSLGGVGDDIANSIQQTSDGGYIIAGYSYYNGGDVTGNHGGSDYWIVKLSSQGLIQWQKSLGGSNGDEAHSIQQTSDGGYIVAGFSNSIDGDVTGNHGARGVFDRPSWSDDIWVVKLSPQGQIQWQKSLGGRGDERAESIQQTSDGGYIVAGYSDSEDGDVSGHHHPSGYVGFFYDYWIVKLNPQGQIQWEKSLSRFSFNDKAYSIQQTSDGGYIVAGESDSLINNRSDSNYWVVKLDQQGQILWQKSLGGSNDDKAKSIQQTSDGGYIVAGSSNSNDGDVSGNHIGVDFFGFPAWSSDFWIVKLSSQGQILWQKSLGGSNYDVATSVQQTSDGGYIVAGDSYSNDGDIFGHHEPTGYPPGPFFDQWIVKLDPQGQIQWQKSLGGPKDDNAYSIQQTSDNGYIMAGGIYIGYDSLAKQSRGFDFRVVKLAPDKPALTTEHYHQLPQFPSFSQRKLLSASPPYKIAADGSQASIFKFTGRNFTGLGVRIMENYLQNKDLYGEFTVISQTTDSLVVRYTHPEYISEYPDASFSTLTIELYDLNSPTTVLDSSALEVHQAPLVMVHGLDSNGDSFKEMLYSLYFRHLDDPYYLDFLHRADYSSTNRSRFYVNRNVVPDAILELLTGLRNIGIATGKAIVVGHSMGGILARLYLQDASDAEYRDDIQKLITINTPHSGSQLGDLSTNPNSPFDWCSLLKISNTNLSILGTCDAIGDLSVNGSDIRGYLNGEGNLNRNKVPSHVITTWIPYDYYKKFYSDSEELYDGDTLLLVEKASAIAISLGKFFENILGTDHDGVVEFASQKGGMSGCVTTIGNQHHIGSTDNMDVINTVETLIYLSPKSSLFCKNGFNPPTLTFVSPPVTATSTPLSTSNPSLNLTSPAKGLIVLTPESYNITAEGSELTEITTYVSYSKDSIYVGRQTGNIVSFSFPSGYNFPDSRNVMIVGKTASGQTISVTSSDIFRESVRSGNWDDASTWKNGKIPAKGEVVIIPSGHLITVRTNAEAKTIFFNDGGLTFTNMGNLKLE, encoded by the coding sequence ATGAAGCACTTTACGCACGCACTGTTACTGTTGTTAATGGTCCCATATTTTGCTTTCTCACAGGCTCCTGCAATAAAATGGCAGAGATCGCTGGGTGGGGTGGGTGATGATATTGCTAATTCCATTCAGCAAACATCAGATGGAGGGTATATCATAGCAGGATATTCCTACTACAACGGTGGTGATGTTACCGGGAATCATGGTGGCTCTGATTACTGGATTGTGAAACTAAGCTCACAAGGACTAATTCAATGGCAAAAATCATTAGGTGGATCGAATGGTGATGAAGCTCATTCGATCCAACAAACTTCCGATGGAGGATATATTGTTGCGGGGTTTTCTAATTCTATCGACGGTGATGTTACCGGAAATCATGGCGCGCGCGGAGTTTTCGATAGACCCTCATGGTCCGATGACATTTGGGTTGTGAAACTAAGTCCACAGGGACAGATTCAATGGCAAAAATCGTTAGGTGGGAGAGGTGATGAGAGAGCAGAATCTATCCAGCAAACCTCAGACGGTGGCTATATCGTAGCGGGGTACTCTGACTCGGAAGACGGTGATGTTTCTGGACATCATCACCCATCTGGTTATGTTGGTTTCTTTTACGACTATTGGATTGTAAAACTTAATCCACAGGGACAGATTCAATGGGAAAAATCGCTGTCACGATTTAGTTTTAATGATAAAGCTTATTCCATCCAACAGACCTCGGACGGAGGATATATTGTAGCAGGAGAATCTGACTCCCTTATTAACAATCGGAGCGACTCCAACTATTGGGTTGTGAAACTTGATCAACAGGGGCAAATTCTATGGCAGAAATCGTTGGGCGGGTCAAATGATGATAAAGCTAAGTCGATCCAGCAGACATCAGACGGGGGGTACATCGTAGCGGGAAGTTCTAACTCCAACGACGGTGATGTCTCCGGAAATCACATTGGTGTTGATTTTTTTGGTTTTCCAGCATGGTCCTCTGACTTTTGGATAGTAAAACTTAGTTCGCAAGGGCAAATTCTATGGCAGAAATCGCTGGGTGGGTCTAATTACGATGTTGCAACCTCCGTCCAACAAACCTCGGACGGAGGATATATTGTAGCAGGAGACTCTTACTCAAACGATGGTGATATTTTCGGACATCACGAACCTACTGGATACCCACCTGGCCCATTTTTTGACCAGTGGATTGTAAAACTCGATCCGCAGGGGCAGATTCAATGGCAGAAATCACTGGGTGGGCCGAAGGATGATAACGCTTATTCTATCCAACAGACTTCAGACAATGGGTATATCATGGCGGGAGGAATTTACATCGGTTACGATTCGCTTGCTAAACAGTCTCGTGGCTTTGATTTCCGAGTTGTTAAACTCGCACCAGATAAGCCAGCCTTAACGACAGAACACTACCACCAACTCCCTCAATTTCCATCATTCAGCCAGCGTAAACTTTTAAGCGCATCACCTCCCTACAAAATCGCCGCCGACGGCTCCCAGGCTTCGATATTCAAGTTTACGGGCAGGAATTTCACCGGGCTTGGCGTTCGGATCATGGAAAATTATTTACAGAATAAAGATTTGTATGGTGAGTTTACGGTGATTTCTCAAACAACCGATAGCCTGGTAGTACGCTATACTCACCCTGAATATATCTCTGAATATCCCGATGCCTCTTTTTCTACCCTAACAATTGAGCTTTATGATCTTAACTCACCCACTACCGTCCTGGATTCATCGGCGTTGGAGGTGCACCAAGCACCTCTAGTGATGGTGCATGGATTAGATTCTAATGGCGATTCGTTTAAGGAAATGTTATATAGCCTATACTTTAGGCACCTAGATGATCCTTATTACCTTGATTTTCTGCATCGAGCAGACTACAGCTCTACCAATCGCTCCCGTTTTTATGTGAACCGTAATGTGGTACCTGATGCGATTTTGGAACTTTTGACGGGTTTGCGCAATATCGGAATTGCGACGGGCAAAGCAATCGTAGTAGGACACAGCATGGGAGGCATACTGGCACGGCTCTACTTACAAGATGCTTCAGATGCTGAGTATCGTGATGATATCCAAAAACTCATCACGATAAACACGCCCCATTCTGGTTCTCAACTAGGTGACTTGTCAACCAACCCTAACTCGCCCTTTGATTGGTGTAGTCTTCTTAAAATATCTAACACGAACTTATCAATACTTGGCACTTGCGATGCTATTGGAGACCTTAGTGTGAATGGTAGCGACATCCGAGGTTACCTCAATGGCGAAGGCAATCTTAATCGTAATAAGGTACCCTCACACGTAATCACCACTTGGATTCCTTACGATTATTATAAAAAATTTTACTCAGATAGTGAAGAGCTATATGATGGTGATACTCTTTTGTTAGTTGAAAAAGCAAGCGCAATTGCAATTAGTCTTGGAAAATTCTTTGAAAACATCTTAGGAACAGATCATGATGGTGTTGTTGAATTTGCCAGCCAAAAGGGAGGTATGTCGGGTTGCGTGACCACGATCGGCAATCAACACCATATAGGTTCTACCGATAATATGGATGTAATAAATACGGTCGAAACGCTCATTTATCTTAGCCCCAAGAGCAGTTTATTTTGTAAAAATGGATTCAATCCGCCAACGCTGACTTTTGTCTCCCCTCCAGTAACAGCAACCAGTACTCCGCTATCAACCAGCAACCCATCCCTGAACTTGACTTCTCCCGCAAAAGGGTTAATTGTGCTGACGCCCGAGAGCTATAACATCACCGCAGAAGGGTCAGAGCTAACCGAAATAACGACCTATGTGTCCTATTCCAAAGACTCTATTTATGTCGGCCGGCAAACGGGCAATATTGTTTCATTCAGCTTTCCGAGTGGCTACAACTTTCCCGATTCACGCAACGTAATGATTGTTGGCAAGACCGCTTCGGGTCAAACCATCTCCGTCACGTCCAGCGATATTTTCCGGGAAAGCGTTAGAAGCGGCAACTGGGACGATGCTAGTACTTGGAAAAATGGGAAGATTCCTGCCAAGGGCGAAGTAGTGATTATACCTAGTGGCCACCTTATCACGGTACGGACGAACGCGGAGGCCAAAACCATCTTTTTTAACGACGGCGGCCTGACGTTTACTAATATGGGCAATCTTAAGCTGGAATAA
- a CDS encoding M20/M25/M40 family metallo-hydrolase, with translation MKKYALLILFVFPISRTAWAQSPEVLAIRKYGTQNADKMMREFAAFLAIPNIARDTVNIKKNAAFIMSMMTERGIKNVQLLAPSTAGAPPAVYGEVKVPGATQTLIFYAHYDGQPVNPAQWAPGLEPFKPQLYTGTIDKSGKNIPFPTDGQYNPDWRIYARSASDDKAGVFTILSAYEALTKNGLVPTSNLKFFFEGEEEAGSPHLNQILEKHSALLQSDLWIICDGPVHQTGRKQIVFGVRGDAHMDLTVYGPKRPLHSGHYGNWAPNPALLLAKLLASMKDDEGRVTIKGFYDDVTPLTASEKKAMQEVPSVEAQMKRELGLSTVETTGAVLNEAISVPSLNINGMQSGNVGKMASNQIPTFATAVLDLRLVLGNDWQRQQQKVVDHIKAQGYHVIDHEPTDDERAQYGKLIKVIPGEDGYNAQRTPMDLPIAQRVIKAVQTTTTDPLVLQPTSGGSLPLYLFKKYLNANTMTVPIANHDNNQHAENENIRLGNLFDGLETMTAVMRMK, from the coding sequence ATGAAAAAGTACGCCCTCTTGATACTATTCGTATTCCCAATCAGTCGGACGGCCTGGGCCCAATCGCCGGAGGTACTGGCCATCCGAAAATACGGTACCCAGAACGCCGATAAAATGATGCGGGAATTCGCGGCCTTTCTGGCCATTCCCAACATCGCCCGCGATACGGTCAACATCAAAAAGAACGCGGCTTTTATCATGTCCATGATGACGGAGCGAGGCATCAAAAACGTACAACTACTGGCACCCTCCACCGCGGGTGCACCGCCGGCCGTCTATGGGGAAGTGAAGGTACCCGGCGCTACCCAAACGTTGATTTTTTACGCCCATTACGACGGACAACCCGTCAACCCCGCCCAGTGGGCGCCGGGTCTGGAACCCTTCAAACCGCAGCTGTACACGGGTACCATCGACAAAAGTGGAAAGAATATTCCCTTCCCGACCGACGGCCAATACAACCCCGACTGGCGTATCTACGCCCGCTCCGCTTCGGACGACAAAGCGGGGGTATTTACCATCCTGAGTGCTTACGAAGCGCTTACTAAAAATGGGCTGGTACCTACCTCCAATCTGAAATTTTTCTTCGAGGGAGAAGAGGAGGCTGGCTCGCCCCATCTGAATCAAATCCTGGAAAAACACAGCGCGTTACTGCAATCGGACCTGTGGATCATCTGCGATGGCCCCGTGCACCAGACGGGCAGGAAGCAGATCGTATTCGGGGTGCGGGGCGACGCCCACATGGATCTGACGGTTTATGGCCCCAAACGGCCTTTGCACAGCGGCCACTACGGCAACTGGGCACCCAATCCCGCCCTGCTCTTGGCCAAACTACTGGCTTCGATGAAAGACGACGAAGGCCGGGTGACTATTAAAGGCTTTTACGACGATGTAACACCGCTCACCGCTTCCGAAAAAAAAGCCATGCAGGAGGTACCTTCGGTAGAAGCGCAAATGAAGCGGGAGCTAGGACTGAGTACGGTGGAAACGACCGGCGCGGTGCTGAATGAGGCCATCAGTGTGCCATCACTCAACATCAACGGCATGCAGAGCGGTAACGTGGGTAAAATGGCCTCCAACCAGATACCCACCTTCGCCACGGCCGTACTGGACCTACGGCTGGTGCTAGGCAATGATTGGCAGCGACAACAGCAGAAAGTAGTGGATCATATCAAAGCCCAGGGGTACCATGTCATCGACCACGAACCGACGGACGACGAAAGGGCGCAATATGGCAAGCTGATCAAAGTGATTCCGGGAGAGGACGGCTACAACGCCCAGCGTACCCCGATGGATTTACCGATTGCCCAGCGCGTTATCAAAGCCGTACAGACCACGACGACCGATCCACTGGTACTGCAACCTACCTCAGGCGGAAGCCTGCCTTTGTATTTGTTCAAAAAGTACCTGAATGCGAACACTATGACGGTTCCCATCGCCAACCACGACAACAACCAGCACGCCGAAAACGAGAACATCCGGCTGGGGAATCTGTTCGACGGGTTGGAAACCATGACGGCCGTGATGCGGATGAAATAG
- a CDS encoding sensor histidine kinase, with translation MPSIATTRRYELFIILAAATAYIIRRLLELARYFYLDIGNAQSAGVSNATILRDLAAFDYNQNVIFPTVAGGVLFMAAWYVFHYHAFPRIMEKRYGTTTNWLIVLTVGLTLSSILLYSFFQRGIQFRRAGDGQIAGFQVHDSDLVNIPTSLLAALVCLLIYEAFAQFYYRTIELHEQQGLSRHRILNYLLLTLASSCLILWIFVGSIANFAMGRGGVLVGLVIVALTVGFHYLFYKKLLPFFANYLSNSRSGWYYLSGILLYDLASFVLFLLWKLVAASSLPYPYLYLYLLPSAVGLVTAYMRRYFFEKNQQLQTQVLRKSTELDTLRSQVNPHFLFNALNTLYSVALKEGSEKTADCIQKLGDMMRFMLDENNQERIPLRKEIEYLHNFLNLQRMRLDEGHEIEIRVNIQELEQDRYLAPMLLNPFVENAFKHGISLRQPSWIYITLTLDATKLYFKVHNSIHPKTGNDPEENHSGIGLENVRKRLDLLYPNRYSLDIQATERDYFVSLVLEIS, from the coding sequence ATGCCCTCCATCGCTACTACCCGTCGTTACGAACTCTTCATCATTCTTGCCGCTGCCACGGCTTACATCATCCGCCGCTTGCTGGAGCTGGCAAGGTACTTCTACCTAGACATCGGAAATGCACAGAGCGCCGGGGTGAGCAACGCGACCATTCTCCGCGACCTGGCCGCTTTTGATTATAACCAAAACGTCATTTTTCCTACCGTGGCCGGAGGGGTACTTTTCATGGCGGCGTGGTACGTTTTTCATTATCACGCCTTTCCCCGAATCATGGAAAAGAGGTACGGAACCACTACCAACTGGCTGATTGTACTCACGGTGGGTCTGACGCTCAGTAGCATTCTTTTGTATAGCTTTTTCCAGCGCGGAATTCAGTTCCGACGTGCTGGTGATGGACAAATCGCTGGCTTTCAGGTACACGACTCCGACCTTGTAAACATTCCCACCAGCCTTTTGGCGGCGCTGGTGTGTTTGCTGATTTACGAGGCTTTTGCTCAGTTTTACTACCGTACCATCGAGCTACACGAGCAGCAGGGATTATCACGGCATCGAATCCTAAACTATCTGCTGTTGACTCTGGCAAGTTCGTGCCTGATTTTATGGATTTTTGTGGGTAGTATCGCCAATTTTGCCATGGGTCGCGGAGGGGTACTGGTGGGGTTAGTTATCGTGGCGCTCACGGTAGGGTTTCATTACCTATTCTATAAAAAACTACTCCCTTTCTTCGCTAACTATTTGTCCAATTCCCGGTCAGGCTGGTACTATCTCTCAGGAATACTACTCTATGATCTGGCAAGTTTTGTTCTTTTTCTTTTATGGAAATTGGTGGCGGCATCGAGCCTTCCTTACCCCTACCTTTACTTGTACCTACTACCCAGCGCCGTCGGCCTGGTAACGGCTTACATGCGGCGGTATTTTTTTGAGAAAAACCAACAATTACAAACCCAGGTACTTCGTAAATCCACGGAACTCGACACGCTGCGCTCGCAGGTCAATCCCCATTTTTTGTTCAATGCGCTCAACACACTCTATTCGGTGGCTTTGAAAGAGGGTAGCGAGAAAACCGCCGATTGTATCCAGAAACTGGGCGATATGATGCGCTTCATGCTGGACGAAAATAATCAGGAGCGCATTCCGCTGCGGAAGGAAATCGAGTACCTGCACAACTTCCTGAACTTGCAGCGCATGCGGCTGGACGAGGGCCACGAGATCGAGATTCGAGTCAACATTCAGGAGCTCGAACAGGATAGGTACCTGGCTCCCATGCTGCTGAATCCTTTTGTGGAGAATGCCTTCAAGCACGGCATTAGCCTGCGCCAGCCTTCCTGGATTTACATCACGCTCACGCTGGATGCCACGAAGTTGTATTTCAAGGTACACAACAGCATTCATCCCAAAACAGGGAATGATCCAGAGGAAAATCATTCGGGAATTGGCCTGGAAAATGTGCGCAAACGCCTCGATTTGCTGTACCCTAACCGCTATTCGCTCGACATTCAGGCCACGGAACGCGATTATTTCGTATCATTGGTTCTGGAGATCTCATAA
- a CDS encoding glycoside hydrolase family 13 protein produces MKAVNPLVVFFLLIALGACKSENNTQDTMSASDRKWWKEAVIYQIYPRSFQDSDGDGVGDLKGIISRLDYIKSLGIDAVWLNPIYASPNDDNGYDISDYRSIMAEFGTMQDFDALLKGMHDRGIKLVMDVVVNHSSDEHEWFKQSRSSRTNPYRDYYHWWPAEQGTPPYRYSLFDVNHDAWKYDSLTDAYYLHYFSRKQPDLNWENPKLRQEVYDIMKFWADKGVDGFRLDAFQFAAKDTTFPVFPKGYEKNFTQYYAMQGNLHEYLKEMNREVFSKYDVMSVAEGAGNTFEDAHNLVDADRNELNMAYAFEGVDLAKPEGYSVLKFKEVFSRWDSSFAEKGWLAIFLANHDQARMVSRFGNDSPAFRAPSSKMLSTFIMTMRGTPYYYYGDELGMTNGGFERIEDFRDIQTLNEFEYQKNRGADMAEVLERKQFESRDNGRTPFQWDATKNAGFTKGTPWIKVGPNYQTVNAAAEEKDPNSCLNYFRALVKLRKDNLALVYGDYTLLDKDNPDTYSYTRELDGKKFLIMLNFKGTPAGTQTGLDLSKAKVILGNYPQPSTDGRLKPYEAVVYEIP; encoded by the coding sequence ATGAAAGCAGTCAATCCGCTGGTTGTTTTTTTCCTTTTAATTGCCCTGGGGGCCTGTAAATCTGAGAATAACACCCAAGATACCATGTCAGCAAGCGATCGAAAATGGTGGAAAGAAGCCGTCATCTATCAAATTTATCCCCGCAGTTTTCAGGATAGCGACGGGGACGGGGTAGGTGACCTGAAAGGGATCATTTCCCGGCTGGATTACATCAAAAGTCTGGGTATCGATGCCGTGTGGCTCAATCCGATTTATGCCTCTCCCAACGACGACAACGGCTACGATATCAGCGATTACCGCAGCATCATGGCCGAGTTCGGTACCATGCAGGATTTCGACGCCCTGCTGAAAGGTATGCACGACCGGGGTATCAAGCTGGTGATGGACGTGGTAGTGAACCATAGCAGCGACGAGCACGAGTGGTTTAAACAAAGCCGTAGCTCGCGCACGAATCCCTACCGTGACTACTACCACTGGTGGCCCGCCGAGCAAGGTACCCCTCCCTACCGGTACAGCCTGTTCGATGTCAATCACGACGCCTGGAAGTATGACTCGCTGACTGATGCGTACTACCTGCACTACTTCTCGCGGAAGCAGCCCGACCTGAACTGGGAGAATCCCAAACTCCGGCAGGAGGTGTACGACATCATGAAGTTCTGGGCCGACAAGGGGGTGGATGGATTCCGCCTCGATGCCTTTCAGTTTGCTGCCAAGGATACCACCTTCCCGGTTTTTCCCAAGGGCTATGAAAAGAACTTCACCCAATACTATGCCATGCAGGGCAACCTGCACGAGTACCTGAAAGAGATGAACCGGGAGGTATTCAGTAAGTACGATGTCATGAGCGTGGCCGAAGGTGCGGGCAATACGTTTGAAGATGCCCACAACCTGGTGGACGCCGACCGCAATGAGCTGAACATGGCTTACGCCTTCGAGGGCGTGGACCTGGCCAAGCCCGAAGGGTACAGTGTGCTGAAATTCAAGGAGGTGTTCAGTCGCTGGGATAGTTCATTCGCCGAAAAGGGCTGGCTGGCTATTTTTCTGGCCAATCACGATCAGGCCCGGATGGTGAGCCGGTTTGGCAACGACAGTCCGGCGTTCCGCGCCCCGTCGTCTAAGATGCTCTCCACCTTTATCATGACCATGCGGGGTACCCCCTATTACTATTACGGCGATGAACTAGGCATGACCAATGGGGGCTTTGAGCGAATCGAGGATTTCAGGGACATTCAAACGCTGAATGAGTTCGAATACCAAAAAAATCGTGGAGCAGATATGGCTGAGGTGCTGGAACGTAAACAGTTCGAGTCGCGCGATAACGGCCGGACGCCCTTTCAGTGGGATGCCACCAAAAACGCGGGTTTTACGAAAGGTACCCCCTGGATCAAAGTAGGGCCCAACTACCAAACCGTGAATGCCGCCGCCGAGGAGAAAGACCCCAACAGCTGCCTCAATTATTTCCGCGCGCTGGTGAAGCTGCGTAAAGATAACCTGGCCCTGGTGTACGGCGATTACACGCTGCTGGATAAGGATAACCCCGACACGTACTCGTACACGAGGGAACTGGACGGCAAAAAATTTCTGATCATGCTCAATTTCAAAGGTACCCCCGCCGGTACCCAAACCGGCCTGGATTTGAGCAAAGCCAAAGTAATATTAGGCAACTATCCGCAACCCTCCACGGATGGGCGATTGAAACCCTACGAAGCGGTGGTTTATGAAATACCCTGA
- a CDS encoding LytR/AlgR family response regulator transcription factor — translation MLLTALAIDDEPLALEVIQMHAAKVPFLRLEGTFTNAFEAIPHLQQQKIDLLFLDIKMPDISGIEFLYCLQRVPMIIFSTAYSEYAVKGFELNAVDYLLKPYSLVRFTQACNKALEIKQMRQSFSPEGTLLNEQFIFVKTGYEQEKVPLDDLTYLEAEGNYVNYVLRNRQLLCRQSIADALLTLPSQHFIRIHRSFVVALSHIQKISRHGVWINNREIPIGASYESSLDEVKAILKA, via the coding sequence ATGCTACTCACCGCCCTAGCTATCGACGACGAACCCCTAGCCCTGGAAGTCATTCAGATGCACGCCGCCAAGGTACCCTTCCTGCGCCTGGAAGGTACCTTCACCAATGCGTTCGAGGCAATTCCCCACCTACAACAGCAGAAAATCGACCTGCTCTTTCTGGATATAAAAATGCCCGACATTTCGGGGATCGAGTTTCTTTATTGTTTACAGAGGGTACCTATGATTATCTTCTCGACGGCCTATTCCGAGTACGCCGTGAAAGGTTTTGAGCTAAATGCCGTGGACTATCTGCTCAAACCCTACTCGCTGGTTCGGTTTACTCAGGCTTGCAATAAAGCACTGGAAATAAAACAGATGCGTCAGAGTTTTTCGCCAGAGGGTACCTTACTCAACGAACAATTCATTTTTGTAAAAACCGGCTACGAGCAGGAAAAGGTACCCTTAGACGATCTAACCTACCTGGAAGCCGAGGGAAATTACGTGAATTACGTCCTGCGGAACCGTCAACTGCTTTGCCGGCAAAGCATTGCCGATGCCCTGCTCACCTTGCCAAGTCAGCATTTCATCCGCATCCATCGCTCCTTCGTCGTAGCGCTTTCCCATATTCAGAAAATCAGCCGACATGGCGTCTGGATCAATAACCGGGAAATCCCTATTGGGGCTTCCTACGAAAGCAGCCTCGACGAGGTGAAAGCGATTCTGAAAGCCTAG
- a CDS encoding Nif3-like dinuclear metal center hexameric protein, translated as MKPLSLPLVAQTRRTFLTRTTQSAGLLALASLSPFTSLATGLTKAITVQQIIDLILKEGQLSPMKNTVDTIKAGSADQVVTGIVTTMFPTIEVIEEATRLKANFIMAHEPTFYNHTDNPDWVENNSVVKQKQELLAKRGITVWRFHDYIHQLKPDAISYGVAKKAGWLSYYKTGNLMLSIPALSLGKLVQHLKTSLGIDHLRVIGDPAQTCERVALLPGAWGGPRQVGTAEREKPDVLIVGEVSEWETAEYVRDARLLGRPISLIVLGHSVSEEPGMEYFVDWLQPRLPEIKITHVASNNPFRWM; from the coding sequence ATGAAACCGCTATCTCTACCGCTTGTCGCCCAGACCCGCCGTACCTTCCTGACCCGAACCACCCAATCGGCTGGACTGCTGGCCCTAGCGAGCCTGTCGCCCTTCACATCGCTGGCGACTGGCCTTACCAAAGCCATCACTGTACAGCAAATCATCGATTTGATTCTTAAAGAAGGGCAGCTTTCTCCTATGAAAAACACGGTGGATACTATCAAGGCCGGAAGCGCCGATCAGGTCGTGACGGGCATCGTGACCACCATGTTCCCGACGATTGAGGTCATTGAGGAAGCCACCCGCCTGAAAGCCAATTTCATCATGGCCCACGAACCTACCTTTTATAACCATACGGACAATCCGGATTGGGTAGAGAACAATTCGGTAGTGAAACAAAAGCAGGAATTATTGGCCAAGCGTGGCATAACCGTCTGGCGGTTTCACGACTACATTCATCAGCTGAAGCCCGACGCCATCAGTTACGGGGTAGCCAAGAAAGCGGGCTGGCTGTCCTACTACAAAACCGGAAACTTGATGCTCAGTATTCCTGCTTTATCCCTGGGGAAGCTAGTGCAGCATCTTAAAACCTCGCTGGGTATCGATCACCTGCGAGTCATCGGTGATCCGGCGCAGACCTGTGAGCGGGTCGCGCTGCTGCCCGGTGCCTGGGGCGGCCCCCGGCAGGTAGGTACGGCTGAGCGCGAAAAGCCTGATGTACTGATTGTAGGAGAGGTATCCGAATGGGAAACGGCCGAGTACGTCCGCGATGCCCGGCTGCTGGGCCGTCCTATCTCGCTCATTGTGCTCGGTCATTCGGTGAGTGAGGAGCCGGGCATGGAGTACTTCGTGGACTGGCTGCAACCCAGATTGCCGGAAATAAAAATCACCCACGTGGCCTCAAACAATCCATTCCGCTGGATGTAG